The Pochonia chlamydosporia 170 chromosome 1, whole genome shotgun sequence genome window below encodes:
- a CDS encoding ATP-dependent DNA helicase MPH1 (similar to Coccidioides immitis RS XP_001245329.1) — MDGDEFGDDFADEDFLEALDQVSSSNKTQIVSQQSPTDTSFSKQPWKDPRALAAATQELDDLPSDAFSSPEPEQATSIPAAPTSRDAARGPRLQNGLTRTSSGSFRQTTLWGTEIREDAPFQTQNPNQRVFRADLPREEQTHHDIDKKAMETWVYPTNLGAIRDYQFSIVKNSLFNNTLVALPTGLGKTFIAATVMLNFYRWTKSSQIVFVAPTKPLVAQQIDACYNIVGIPRSHTTLLTGDIQPALRVDEWEKRRVFFMTPQTLLNDLSHGYADPKNISLLVIDEAHRAVGEYAYAKVTKLIRRFSKSFRVLALTATPGSKVETVQEVIDNLGISHCEIRTEESIDIRQYVHQRNIDQMVLDPSDEMNLVSELFTEALKPLVDKLSSQNIYYGRNPMAMTTYGLIQAQKEWFTTRGRHANQGVQHMMRAIFSVLTGLAHSVKLLNFHGIKPFFDNMTDFRSEQEGKGEKGSKYKRQIIEHASFQKMMDHISRWLKTDGFVGHPKLTALADTVLNHFMDHGEGSATRVIVFSEYRDSAEDIVRELNKHRPLLKASVFVGQADGKRGEGMKQAQQIQTIERFRKGEFNILVATSIGEEGLDIGQVDLIVCYDSSASPIRMLQRMGRTGRKRAGKIVLLLMRGKEEDQFAKSKDNYEKMQKLICEGSRFNFRFDLSTRIVPREIRPEVDKRFVEIPVENTQNQSLPEPKKRRAAAKKKPAKKFHMPDGVETGFQKLTYYMKPGSKTEQSTPKRNPELDDLEDIPDLSGVILTGEQLKELDRSYRDLPFNHNVVEETDMPSMTAHPVLQRQLRPVAKLKHGTHTRRFVKLLAKMGTEPDSLVRKCRSGDASRFKEIPVSSFVDTDGESEADNASDSNTRKRSTGHSERTGAGDMELPKGKRRKITPTSGMAASQPEDDNGEAQGARGGVRKKAKKPRGKHKKRKTKQRGGINSDELGDDCERDSDLMESSGLDDGADLLDFVVADNQATSSMLDSQATSPTTASPQSTPKAAAHKPFYVPTNFSATQESEDMPDLDTLAGRKSGKGADPVDVSDSDLEDLAMQRPARGRRQVIDSDSDE; from the coding sequence ATGGACGGTGATGAGTTTGGGGATGATTTTGCAGATGAGGACTTCCTTGAGGCATTGGATCAGGTTTCCTCATCTAATAAAACTCAGATTGTTTCACAGCAGTCGCCCACTGACACCTCGTTCTCAAAACAGCCTTGGAAAGACCCCAGAGCCCTAGCAGCCGCAACGCAAGAGCTTGACGACCTGCCCTCAGATGCCTTTTCGTCCCCCGAACCGGAGCAGGCGACTTCTATACCAGCAGCTCCAACATCCAGAGATGCGGCACGTGGGCCTAGGCTTCAAAACGGCCTGACTAGGACATCATCGGGAAGCTTTCGCCAGACGACACTTTGGGGGACAGAGATTCGTGAAGATGCGCCTTTCCAAACACAAAATCCAAACCAGAGAGTCTTTCGAGCAGATCTTCCGCGCGAGGAACAAACTCATCACGACATAGACAAGAAAGCGATGGAAACTTGGGTGTACCCAACAAATCTGGGGGCGATTCGAGATTACCAGTTCAGCATTGTCAAGAACAGTCTGTTCAACAATACTCTAGTTGCGCTGCCTACAGGCCTGGGCAAAACATTCATTGCCGCAACAGTCATGCtcaatttctatcgatggACAAAATCGTCCCAAATTGTTTTCGTGGCCCCTACGAAGCCCTTAGTTGCCCAGCAAATAGACGCCTGTTACAACATTGTTGGCATCCCGCGCTCTCACACGACCTTGCTGACAGGTGACATCCAGCCAGCTCTACGTGTAGACGAGTGGGAGAAGAGGCGGGTATTTTTTATGACGCCGCAGACACTACTGAACGATCTCTCCCATGGATACGCAGACCCGAAAAATATTTCCCTTCTGGTGATTGACGAGGCACATCGGGCTGTTGGCGAATATGCGTATGCTAAAGTTACAAAACTTATACGGAGATTTTCCAAGAGTTTTCGTGTCTTGGCGCTTACTGCAACACCAGGCTCAAAAGTTGAAACAGTGCAGGAAGTCATCGACAACCTAGGCATTTCTCATTGTGAAATTCGAACGGAAGAGTCAATTGATATCAGGCAATATGTTCACCAGAGAAATATCGACCAGATGGTTCTTGACCCCTCGGATGAGATGAATCTTGTCAGCGAGCTGTTTACGGAAGCTCTGAAACCGCTGGTTGACAAACTCAGCTCCCAAAATATTTACTATGGTCGAAATCCGATGGCAATGACGACGTATGGATTAATACAAGCACAGAAAGAGTGGTTTACAACCCGGGGGCGTCATGCAAACCAGGGTGTACAACATATGATGAGGGCAATCTTCAGTGTGCTGACCGGTCTGGCACACTCGGTCAAACTGCTCAACTTTCACGGAATCAAGCCGTTTTTCGACAACATGACCGATTTTAGAAGTGAACAAGAGGGAAAGGGCGAGAAGGGATCGAAATATAAACGCCAAATCATCGAACACGCGAGTTTTCAGAAAATGATGGACCATATATCGCGTTGGCTGAAGACAGATGGCTTCGTGGGCCACCCGAAGCTGACTGCGCTAGCAGACACCGTATTGAATCATTTCATGGACCATGGTGAAGGCTCTGCCACTCGAGTGATTGTGTTCAGTGAGTATCGCGATTCAGCAGAGGACATTGTGCGTGAGCTCAATAAGCACCGACCGCTTCTCAAGGCTAGCGTCTTTGTGGGACAAGCGGACGGCAAGCGAGGAGAAGGAATGAAGCAGGCGCAACAGATTCAGACAATTGAAAGATTCAGAAAGGGTGAATTTAACATTCTGGTAGCTACATCCATCGGTGAAGAAGGTCTGGACattggccaagttgacctTATTGTTTGCTACGACTCGTCTGCCTCCCCGATTCGTATGTTGCAGAGAATGGGCCGAACCGGGCGAAAAAGGGCAGGAAAGATTGTCCTTTTGCTGATgagaggaaaagaagaggatCAATTTGCGAAATCTAAAGATAACTACGAGAAGATGCAGAAACTTATCTGCGAAGGAAGTCGATTCAACTTTCGGTTTGACCTGTCGACCAGGATTGTCCCCCGAGAAATTCGACCAGAGGTGGATAAGCGGTTTGTCGAGATACCTGTGGAAAATACGCAGAACCAGTCTCTCCCTGAACCAAAGAAGCGTCgcgctgctgccaagaagaagccggcCAAGAAATTCCACATGCCCGATGGGGTGGAGACTGGATTTCAGAAACTGACTTACTACATGAAACCTGGCTCAAAAACAGAACAGTCGACACCAAAGCGGAATCCTGAGTTGGATGATCTTGAAGATATACCTGATCTGAGTGGCGTTATTCTTACTGGTGAACAGCTTAAAGAGCTTGACCGGTCTTACCGCGACTTGCCTTTCAACCATAATGTGGTTGAGGAGACGGATATGCCAAGTATGACTGCGCATCCTGTTCTCCAACGGCAGCTGCGGCCAGTAGCGAAGTTGAAGCATGGAACTCACACTCGACGCTTTGTTAAGCTCTTGGCAAAAATGGGCACTGAACCGGATAGCCTGGTGCGGAAATGTCGGTCTGGGGATGCTAGCAGATTTAAGGAGATTCCGGTCAGTTCATTTGTTGACACCGATGGTGAATCAGAGGCGGATAACGCGTCTGATTCAAACACAAGGAAGCGATCTACCGGTCACAGTGAGAGAACAGGCGCTGGTGATATGGAGCTACCAAAAGGCAAGCGAAGAAAGATAACACCGACTTCTGGAATGGCGGCATCACAACCAGAAGATGACAACGGGGAAGCTCAAGGAGCAAGAGGGGGAGTCCGtaagaaggcaaagaaaccAAGGGGTAAAcacaagaaaagaaagacGAAACAAAGAGGGGGCATCAACAGCGATGAACTCGGTGACGATTGCGAACGGGATAGTGATCTCATGGAGAGTAGCGGGCTCGACGATGGTGCAGACCTCTTGGACTTTGTTGTGGCAGACAACCAAGCAACGTCAAGCATGCTCGATTCCCAGGctacatcaccaacaacagcttcccCTCAGAGCACACCAAAGGCAGCAGCACATAAGCCATTCTACGTTCCTACGAACTTCTCAGCAACACAGGAGAGTGAGGACATGCCCGACTTGGACACACTTGCGGGTCGAAAATCAGGCAAAGGGGCTGATCCAGTGGATGTATCCGACTCAGACCTTGAGGATCTGGCCATGCAACGTCCAGCTCGCGGGAGGCGACAAGTCATCGATAGTGACAGCGACGAGTAA